A region of Nostoc sp. 'Peltigera membranacea cyanobiont' N6 DNA encodes the following proteins:
- a CDS encoding helix-turn-helix transcriptional regulator encodes MLIDWQNQMIYQTYQPRSPLSQFVELLWSREGENLPKAQSRLLPIGSMELVINLHEDRIPLFDSSSRAQIGSTNGMMICGTHSESFIINNDSKISMMGVHFKPGGNTPFFTLPAGELHNQRISLNELWQGRAVELRERLLESPTVASRFWVLEQFLLMVMKPLDRYAAIAMALQEFRRYPTTRVSEVTDKIGFSARHFNQLFRDQVGLTPKLFCRVRRLQQALDLVSGKDRVDWADIAIACGYFDQAHFIHDFRSLANCTPTEYLAQRGFHPCHVVLLD; translated from the coding sequence GTGTTGATTGACTGGCAAAACCAGATGATTTACCAGACTTACCAACCGCGATCGCCGCTCTCGCAATTTGTTGAACTGCTCTGGAGTCGAGAAGGTGAGAACTTACCTAAAGCGCAGTCTCGATTGTTGCCGATCGGTTCGATGGAGTTGGTTATCAATCTACATGAAGATAGGATTCCACTATTCGATAGCTCTAGTCGAGCGCAAATCGGCAGCACCAACGGCATGATGATTTGCGGTACCCATTCTGAAAGCTTCATTATCAACAATGACAGCAAGATATCGATGATGGGCGTACATTTCAAACCTGGGGGCAATACCCCATTTTTTACGTTGCCCGCGGGGGAATTGCACAACCAGAGAATTTCATTAAATGAATTATGGCAGGGTCGGGCGGTTGAACTACGCGAGCGCCTTCTAGAATCGCCAACAGTAGCAAGCCGCTTTTGGGTTTTGGAGCAATTTTTGCTGATGGTAATGAAACCGCTAGATCGATATGCCGCCATCGCTATGGCATTGCAAGAGTTTAGGAGATATCCAACCACCAGAGTGAGCGAAGTAACAGATAAAATTGGCTTCAGTGCCCGCCATTTCAACCAACTATTCCGAGATCAAGTGGGGCTAACCCCCAAGCTATTTTGTCGGGTTCGACGCTTACAGCAAGCCCTTGACCTAGTATCCGGTAAAGATCGGGTTGATTGGGCGGACATTGCGATCGCCTGTGGTTATTTCGACCAGGCACATTTTATTCACGATTTTCGGTCGCTGGCCAATTGCACGCCCACTGAATACCTGGCACAACGCGGATTTCATCCCTGCCATGTTGTTCTGCTCGATTAA
- a CDS encoding GIY-YIG nuclease family protein, with protein sequence MFLEDIKLSELPSVDLLKIAQLPNCAAIYFVSDSKNQVIYIGRTLNLVERWRNHHRFKQLKRLNRKDRISISWMACSQDVNALSSLENKLIDLYKPPLNWTKVISPIRKITPSEIALQQSLQQLAQLNTMIFGFDPIADEEPPTIYLVYPVYGKRGLSGSIRSVLKNINKKASSLKWKEYYTDPKSLGKFGYWSTIYNGIRIDLAPFQGLVHFMNTTYKIVAGVELMAFSHDQLEVFLENTSSEVKESISCLDVLEDDPIPIKLVDQYQPDNGKHKNIVEVEPWEELEPMPEGEIREMNRQFLYVDGVEVEVCSNVNEKYFVRHNVYWWIVFESKNPDPVSQNVIGNLKNFIDRLPTIKWSGYRFRLETIVFSEDDVEVESVLLPLAMFESLIREAKFHSAGKLTEELKNGEYKPKPDDRANIKLCAWLQHNSLSSLLQTKNS encoded by the coding sequence ATGTTCTTAGAAGACATCAAACTGTCTGAACTGCCATCAGTTGATTTATTAAAAATAGCACAATTACCTAATTGTGCAGCTATCTACTTTGTATCTGACAGCAAAAATCAGGTTATTTATATTGGGAGAACATTAAATTTAGTTGAGCGTTGGAGAAATCATCACAGATTTAAGCAGCTAAAAAGGTTGAATAGAAAAGACCGTATTAGTATTAGCTGGATGGCTTGCAGCCAGGATGTAAATGCTCTCTCAAGTCTCGAAAATAAGTTAATAGATTTATATAAGCCGCCATTGAACTGGACGAAAGTCATATCGCCTATTAGAAAAATAACTCCATCCGAGATTGCACTACAGCAAAGCCTGCAACAGCTAGCACAGTTAAATACTATGATATTTGGCTTTGATCCAATCGCTGACGAAGAACCACCGACAATATACTTGGTGTACCCTGTCTATGGCAAACGCGGTCTATCGGGCAGCATACGAAGTGTATTAAAAAATATAAACAAAAAAGCTAGCTCTTTGAAGTGGAAAGAGTACTACACAGACCCTAAATCTTTAGGTAAATTCGGTTATTGGTCAACGATTTACAACGGTATCAGAATAGACCTAGCTCCATTTCAAGGTCTAGTCCACTTTATGAATACTACCTATAAAATTGTAGCTGGTGTAGAGTTGATGGCTTTTAGCCATGACCAGCTAGAAGTATTTTTAGAAAATACATCATCAGAAGTTAAGGAGAGCATTTCATGTTTAGATGTCCTAGAGGATGACCCTATTCCTATAAAGCTTGTTGATCAATATCAGCCAGATAATGGGAAACATAAAAATATTGTTGAAGTAGAACCCTGGGAAGAATTAGAGCCAATGCCTGAAGGTGAAATTCGAGAAATGAACCGTCAGTTCTTATATGTGGACGGTGTAGAGGTAGAGGTATGTAGTAACGTCAATGAGAAGTATTTTGTCAGGCACAATGTTTATTGGTGGATAGTGTTTGAAAGCAAAAATCCTGACCCAGTATCTCAGAACGTGATAGGAAACTTAAAAAACTTTATAGATAGACTACCTACTATCAAATGGTCTGGTTATAGATTTAGATTAGAAACTATTGTATTTAGTGAGGACGATGTAGAAGTAGAGAGTGTACTGCTTCCACTGGCTATGTTTGAAAGTTTAATCAGGGAAGCAAAGTTCCATTCTGCGGGCAAGCTTACCGAAGAACTTAAAAATGGTGAATACAAGCCCAAACCAGATGATAGAGCAAATATAAAACTATGTGCATGGCTACAGCACAATTCATTAAGCTCATTGCTACAAACCAAAAATAGCTAA
- a CDS encoding GIY-YIG nuclease family protein has product MTLINPFKLPSVHLSESKKLPNCTAIYFAIDSQNRILYVGQATNLASRWKNHHRQYQLEEIDKDFPVKIAWQAWNESGLGEAEKYLINNFQPLLNGTRVELPAVIPSEVILRDFLKAFSRRLIIIGRKSQTASELTNVYLKYDWTDCSPKGTAAKIKIFIRENKYKNTSLKFKWQKYVIMRGILFRPGSREQKANARQNRSYNNHWQVACNGVILHITPSNNYKELKLSTDSKELAGIKLQTLTKVALSEMSSKYPYEYSGISYLETDPIPLLWVIKNCAR; this is encoded by the coding sequence ATGACATTGATTAATCCTTTTAAGTTACCGTCAGTTCATTTATCCGAATCTAAAAAACTTCCTAATTGCACAGCCATTTATTTTGCAATAGACTCACAAAATAGAATCCTCTATGTAGGACAAGCGACTAATTTAGCATCTCGATGGAAAAATCATCACCGTCAATATCAGTTGGAAGAAATTGATAAGGATTTCCCAGTGAAAATAGCTTGGCAAGCATGGAATGAGTCAGGCTTAGGGGAAGCAGAAAAATACTTAATCAATAATTTTCAACCTTTATTAAATGGAACAAGAGTTGAATTACCTGCTGTTATTCCATCAGAAGTTATCCTGAGAGATTTTTTGAAAGCTTTCTCCAGGCGTTTAATTATCATTGGGAGAAAATCTCAAACAGCCTCGGAATTAACAAACGTTTATTTAAAGTATGATTGGACAGATTGTTCGCCAAAAGGTACAGCCGCAAAGATAAAAATTTTTATTCGAGAAAACAAATATAAAAATACAAGTTTAAAATTTAAATGGCAGAAATATGTAATAATGCGTGGCATACTTTTTCGCCCAGGAAGTAGAGAACAAAAAGCTAATGCTCGCCAAAATCGTTCGTACAATAATCATTGGCAAGTTGCTTGTAATGGAGTTATTCTCCATATCACACCAAGTAATAACTATAAAGAATTAAAGCTAAGTACGGATTCTAAAGAGCTTGCTGGTATTAAACTGCAAACGCTCACTAAAGTTGCTTTATCTGAAATGAGTAGCAAATATCCTTATGAATATTCTGGGATATCCTATTTAGAAACCGATCCAATTCCATTACTTTGGGTTATTAAAAACTGCGCTCGTTAA
- a CDS encoding helicase-related protein, translating into MNEEIENNESGEIGTPRESWFERRKALEYISHYFQTAKKEIRIASGFFTIRGWGLVRRYTKGKRVYILVGLDDPGEERARQALIDEILRDLRTGLDRERRQTVLDLIEKMQQGRLHLVDARATDHHAKLYIVDRKVAIMASSNLTQRGLMEQVEAGNIITKHREVVALVNEFDTYFAEAKDITQELLEVLQRWLNFVPPWDVYLKTMLALEDIQPIKSNYNKQPVSYQVDMIAQTLRQIKEFGGSMLVASTGLGKTVVAVHVALHLRNDDLIDNIMVIGPKAVRSSWTREMRDAGLPCEYFVYQALDKSGSEQDGSLELFEEIQKNLHEQRWLIIFDESHYFRNRFKQDLFNMKKNPAERRAFLRLKKFLKKSSNTKVLLLTGSPYARDESNLNNQLYLLPHTAELHTLLDEDYDDNARAWHIEQTEDFVNLSVASQLTTPHVAKYYSQSENQENYILFGTEKRYIPKIVLYSVNFPLLLDKELIDAIKKRYFDLDSRNPMFRECIRRLVKIAWASSPLALRGVLESVVDTPGGKNEYKLGKLKFVSEQQERQSLLNPLIETLTNLDFESDLKLKALYIIIQELKQNSEKAIIFCERRATVVYLAQAFKQMFPALKVVATIEASENEDKYQMKETNEIEKFIKKFAPISNNAETISEESYDVFISTDAHGVGVNMQDASAVINYDIDWTPIGPVQRAGRILRFWHSPRTVKVYTFVPNLTQETDLKYDLVRIRQRWENLMLRHGESRKLTDLPVLTIANSQEINLPELASQVIIKSGQLNLDALADLDISPFYQHTAKLQMHRDYAKTLLSDIVSAKITQDSEPSIYVLLNYNKKYHTLVYTPKNQQVREPDIINLLNSIACNEDTEIAVVDYDLVEELSDACIKVWCNKQSISPEEVERICTLYLKPESKPDELESLLNAQ; encoded by the coding sequence ATGAATGAAGAAATAGAAAATAACGAAAGCGGTGAAATTGGTACTCCACGAGAAAGCTGGTTTGAGAGAAGAAAGGCTTTGGAGTATATAAGCCACTACTTCCAAACAGCTAAAAAAGAGATTCGCATCGCTTCTGGATTCTTTACCATCAGAGGTTGGGGGCTAGTTCGACGATACACAAAAGGCAAGCGCGTTTATATTTTAGTTGGTCTTGACGACCCCGGAGAGGAACGAGCGCGGCAAGCTCTAATTGATGAAATATTACGCGACCTGCGAACAGGTCTGGACAGGGAGCGGCGACAGACAGTACTGGATTTAATAGAAAAAATGCAACAAGGTAGATTACACCTTGTAGATGCTAGAGCTACAGACCATCATGCCAAGCTATATATTGTTGATCGCAAAGTCGCAATTATGGCTTCGTCAAATCTTACCCAACGTGGTTTGATGGAGCAAGTTGAGGCAGGGAATATAATAACTAAACACCGCGAGGTTGTGGCACTGGTAAACGAGTTTGATACATATTTTGCTGAAGCGAAAGACATTACCCAAGAATTATTAGAAGTCTTGCAGCGCTGGCTTAACTTTGTGCCACCGTGGGATGTATACCTAAAGACTATGTTAGCGCTGGAAGACATACAACCAATCAAAAGTAATTATAATAAACAACCTGTTTCATACCAGGTGGATATGATTGCTCAAACACTGCGGCAGATAAAAGAGTTTGGCGGTTCAATGCTAGTAGCTTCTACTGGACTTGGCAAAACAGTCGTAGCAGTTCACGTAGCTTTACACCTTCGCAATGATGACCTAATTGATAATATTATGGTTATTGGGCCAAAGGCAGTCCGCAGTAGTTGGACACGCGAAATGCGTGATGCTGGTCTACCTTGCGAGTATTTTGTTTATCAGGCTTTAGATAAGAGTGGTTCGGAGCAGGATGGGAGCTTAGAATTGTTTGAAGAAATTCAAAAAAATCTTCATGAGCAACGATGGTTAATTATTTTTGATGAAAGTCATTATTTTAGAAACCGTTTCAAACAAGATTTATTTAATATGAAGAAAAACCCCGCAGAGCGTCGGGCTTTTCTCCGTTTAAAAAAATTCTTGAAAAAGAGCAGCAATACGAAGGTCTTATTGTTGACTGGTTCCCCTTATGCTAGAGATGAAAGTAATTTAAATAATCAGTTATATTTATTACCACATACTGCCGAACTTCATACTTTGCTGGATGAAGATTACGACGATAACGCCCGTGCATGGCATATAGAGCAAACCGAAGATTTTGTTAATCTATCCGTAGCTTCTCAACTAACTACACCTCACGTAGCTAAATATTACAGTCAATCAGAAAATCAAGAGAATTATATTCTTTTTGGAACAGAGAAGAGATATATTCCCAAAATTGTACTATACAGTGTCAATTTTCCTCTCTTACTAGATAAGGAACTGATAGATGCAATTAAAAAAAGATATTTTGATTTAGATTCACGTAATCCTATGTTTCGAGAATGTATCAGGAGATTGGTAAAAATTGCTTGGGCAAGTTCTCCATTGGCTCTTCGTGGAGTTCTTGAAAGCGTTGTTGATACTCCTGGAGGAAAGAACGAGTACAAACTTGGGAAATTAAAGTTTGTGTCGGAGCAACAAGAAAGACAATCTCTTTTAAATCCTCTAATTGAAACGTTGACTAATTTGGATTTTGAAAGTGACTTGAAGCTCAAAGCACTTTACATAATTATTCAAGAACTTAAGCAGAATTCCGAAAAAGCAATTATATTTTGCGAACGTCGCGCTACTGTTGTTTACTTGGCACAGGCATTCAAACAAATGTTCCCTGCATTAAAAGTAGTTGCAACTATCGAAGCGAGTGAGAATGAAGATAAATATCAGATGAAAGAAACCAATGAAATAGAAAAATTTATCAAAAAGTTTGCACCGATTTCTAATAATGCTGAAACCATTTCTGAAGAAAGTTATGATGTATTTATTTCCACAGATGCTCATGGAGTTGGGGTTAATATGCAAGATGCATCTGCTGTTATAAATTATGATATTGATTGGACTCCTATTGGCCCTGTTCAACGAGCTGGACGCATATTGCGTTTTTGGCATTCTCCACGAACAGTCAAAGTATATACCTTTGTTCCTAACCTGACACAAGAGACAGACCTTAAGTATGATTTAGTCAGAATTAGACAACGTTGGGAAAATCTCATGTTGCGTCATGGAGAATCTAGAAAGCTGACGGACTTACCCGTTTTAACAATTGCCAATTCCCAAGAAATTAATCTGCCTGAGCTTGCGTCTCAAGTAATAATAAAATCAGGTCAATTAAACTTAGACGCTTTAGCAGATTTGGATATTTCTCCCTTCTATCAACATACAGCAAAGTTACAAATGCATCGTGATTATGCTAAGACTCTTCTTAGTGATATTGTCAGTGCAAAGATAACTCAGGACTCGGAACCATCAATTTATGTTTTACTAAATTACAATAAAAAGTATCATACTCTTGTGTACACTCCCAAAAATCAACAAGTACGTGAGCCGGATATTATCAACCTTCTCAATTCAATTGCGTGTAATGAAGATACGGAAATTGCTGTAGTTGATTATGACTTGGTTGAAGAATTGAGCGATGCTTGCATCAAAGTTTGGTGCAACAAGCAGAGTATATCACCAGAAGAAGTGGAAAGAATTTGTACTTTGTATCTCAAGCCAGAAAGTAAACCTGATGAACTTGAAAGTTTGTTGAATGCACAATAA
- a CDS encoding GFA family protein: MYNKGSCQCGSIAFEFEGSSFLTFCHCRICQKLHGSAFAPILHAESKTFKWLKGEEFLSYFNSSPQLKRAFCSKCGSNLPIVSHELNHIAVPASAMDTPVEQQPVAHFYTRSKASWFCIDDTLQYETIPKGGIGEVYEQVLSMSKM, from the coding sequence ATGTACAACAAAGGTTCATGTCAATGCGGATCGATCGCATTTGAGTTTGAGGGATCATCTTTTTTGACGTTCTGCCATTGTCGAATCTGTCAGAAGCTACATGGGTCTGCATTTGCACCGATCCTTCATGCTGAATCGAAGACCTTTAAATGGTTGAAAGGTGAAGAGTTTCTGAGTTATTTCAACTCTTCGCCACAGCTAAAAAGAGCATTCTGTAGCAAATGTGGTTCCAATCTGCCCATAGTCAGTCACGAGCTAAATCACATTGCTGTGCCAGCCAGTGCGATGGATACACCTGTTGAGCAGCAGCCAGTGGCACATTTTTATACGCGCTCGAAAGCAAGTTGGTTTTGTATTGATGACACGCTGCAATATGAAACTATCCCGAAGGGAGGGATTGGCGAAGTCTATGAACAAGTATTAAGCATGAGCAAGATGTGA
- a CDS encoding VOC family protein — protein sequence MQITASAISLNVDDVTASATFIKQHFGFHEEMSADGFVSLSRPDAGFNLIFLQTGLASFKPIQMRGHRADGLLIVLVVDDIDREYMRIQTEGVPITTAIETEPWGERFFQVTDPNGVVIQLVQWVTENTGELR from the coding sequence ATGCAGATTACTGCTTCCGCCATCTCACTTAATGTTGATGATGTCACCGCATCAGCTACCTTCATTAAGCAACATTTTGGTTTCCATGAAGAGATGTCCGCCGATGGCTTTGTATCGCTCTCTAGACCGGATGCTGGCTTTAATCTTATCTTTCTTCAAACTGGACTGGCAAGCTTCAAACCTATCCAGATGCGAGGACATCGAGCGGACGGTTTACTTATTGTCCTTGTGGTAGATGACATCGATCGAGAATATATGCGAATCCAAACAGAAGGTGTACCCATTACAACTGCGATCGAAACAGAACCTTGGGGAGAGAGATTCTTTCAGGTGACAGATCCGAATGGTGTCGTCATTCAACTCGTCCAGTGGGTTACTGAAAACACAGGAGAACTAAGATGA
- a CDS encoding IS1634 family transposase encodes MDYQKEEFESKNLDHLGIVAGIIDDIGIVEKINDIFLIDKREKINTGEVVKAIILNGLGFVSKPLYLFSQFFEDKAIEHLLGEGIKPEDLNDDKLGRVMDKIYRYGLTKLFLIIALEVVKKYKISTKYSHLDSTSLHLHGEYNNRLDNQEKELEIISYNPIVITQGYSRDHRPDLKQCILDLIVSSDGDIPLFFRGGSGNESDKAVFGKILVEYSKQIDFESIMVADSALYSENNLKLMENIKWISRVPLSIKKAKNLVKAFLSAELNKSEVKGYSYQEEKMTYGGIEQRWLLVESEDRKKADLKKLTQKIKSEFLKTGKQIAKLAAYEFEQPSLAISKIKELESQLKYHKISEVKILEKEIKDKKVIYKVVGELIENQELITENQNSCGRFILATNILDTTELSASEILRIYKQQQSSERGFRFIKDPLFFADSLFVKNPERVETMMMLMGLCLLVYNLGQRQLRSSLKTEKATVKNQLNKPTERPTLRWIFQCFQGVHILITQGISLILNLTEERCQILQFLPDSCQKYYSLA; translated from the coding sequence ATGGATTACCAAAAAGAAGAGTTTGAGAGTAAAAACTTGGATCACTTGGGAATAGTAGCAGGAATAATTGATGATATAGGAATCGTAGAAAAAATCAATGATATATTTTTAATTGATAAGAGAGAAAAAATCAATACAGGAGAAGTAGTCAAAGCAATCATTCTTAATGGGCTTGGTTTTGTCTCAAAACCATTATATTTATTTTCTCAATTTTTTGAAGATAAAGCTATAGAACATTTATTAGGAGAAGGAATTAAACCAGAAGATTTAAACGATGATAAATTGGGAAGAGTTATGGATAAGATATACAGATATGGACTGACTAAATTATTTTTAATAATTGCCTTAGAAGTAGTCAAAAAATATAAAATATCGACTAAATATTCTCACTTAGATTCAACTTCCTTGCATTTGCATGGAGAATACAATAATCGCCTAGATAATCAGGAAAAAGAATTAGAAATAATTTCATATAATCCGATTGTAATCACACAGGGATATTCTCGTGACCACAGACCAGATTTAAAGCAATGTATCTTAGATTTAATAGTAAGTAGTGATGGAGATATTCCATTGTTTTTTAGGGGAGGGTCGGGAAATGAATCAGATAAAGCTGTTTTTGGCAAAATTTTAGTAGAGTATTCTAAACAAATAGATTTTGAAAGCATCATGGTAGCTGATAGTGCTTTATATAGCGAGAATAATTTGAAATTAATGGAGAACATAAAATGGATAAGTCGAGTACCATTATCCATTAAAAAAGCTAAAAACTTGGTAAAAGCATTCTTGAGTGCAGAACTAAATAAAAGTGAAGTAAAAGGATATAGCTATCAAGAAGAAAAAATGACTTATGGGGGAATAGAACAAAGATGGTTATTAGTAGAAAGTGAAGACAGAAAAAAAGCAGACCTGAAGAAATTAACACAGAAAATCAAGTCAGAATTCCTAAAAACTGGAAAACAAATAGCTAAGTTAGCTGCATATGAATTTGAACAGCCATCTTTAGCGATATCTAAAATTAAAGAACTTGAGTCCCAACTAAAATATCATAAAATCTCGGAAGTCAAAATTCTTGAGAAGGAAATTAAAGATAAAAAAGTAATTTATAAAGTTGTAGGTGAATTGATAGAAAATCAGGAATTAATTACGGAAAATCAAAATTCTTGTGGGAGATTTATTTTAGCAACTAATATTTTGGATACAACAGAGTTATCAGCCTCAGAAATACTGAGAATATATAAACAACAGCAATCCTCAGAACGAGGATTTAGATTTATTAAAGATCCTTTATTTTTTGCCGATAGTCTTTTTGTGAAAAATCCCGAACGAGTAGAGACAATGATGATGTTAATGGGATTGTGTCTTTTGGTTTATAATTTAGGACAAAGACAACTAAGAAGCTCTTTAAAAACCGAAAAAGCTACAGTTAAAAATCAATTGAATAAACCAACTGAACGTCCTACATTGCGCTGGATATTTCAATGTTTTCAAGGAGTTCACATTCTGATTACACAAGGAATTTCGCTAATTCTTAACTTAACAGAAGAACGTTGTCAAATCTTGCAGTTCCTTCCTGATTCTTGTCAAAAATATTATTCTTTAGCTTAA
- a CDS encoding ATP-binding protein, with translation MKSSFDYLEDLLADNYPIVACESPLQERHRLLTRITTYCQQAGKKAYIWSLSEDSIKELAVSAEENLVLREFDDYKPSIKQNKEDYFQVLNFWKVYSGTGILIVENIFPWIKENTPKETDFIISEWIKSSLVNLKFYTKDSGKTTILLGATAEIASEIAAEIPLWSQELPDAQEIIDSLIKSKIFSFTYTDQDYLEIANASAGLYISDIMYCLNDISKNHDLRNSSEIAKLLLSKKIQLLNRLYDIEFLPPPKVQLGGLELMQQSFKKFKRLLTPRAKQYNLRVPKGIMLVGPPGTGKSHSAKACSQNMGIPLIMVDWGNFRSFGNQAEMKLKRLLRLADRLNQVILYFDDFDKGFAGEDDLAKRLAGQLLTWMQERTSDVLVIASVNRMEWLPPELTRAGRFDYLFKVDLPNNGERYSIFKLHAARFDERFRNGGDPWSEEQWRRILKATNRCVGAEIQTIVERAASTIFCETVIEDTYASSKLPALELTIEALLEERRQINPLAIREADKVESMSILQALTQTSSNTYLRYCAVCS, from the coding sequence ATGAAGTCTAGCTTTGACTATCTAGAAGACCTTCTTGCGGACAACTATCCAATCGTCGCCTGCGAATCTCCCCTCCAAGAACGTCACCGCCTCCTCACCCGAATCACTACTTACTGTCAGCAAGCAGGCAAAAAAGCCTACATCTGGAGTCTTAGCGAGGATAGTATTAAAGAACTAGCCGTAAGCGCCGAAGAAAATCTGGTTCTTCGAGAGTTTGACGACTATAAACCTTCGATAAAACAAAATAAAGAAGACTATTTTCAAGTACTCAATTTCTGGAAGGTTTATTCTGGCACTGGAATATTAATCGTAGAGAATATCTTCCCTTGGATAAAAGAAAATACACCTAAAGAAACCGATTTTATTATATCGGAATGGATTAAGTCGTCGCTAGTTAACCTCAAGTTTTATACAAAAGATAGTGGTAAAACTACTATATTACTAGGAGCAACCGCCGAAATAGCAAGCGAAATAGCGGCAGAAATTCCCCTATGGAGTCAAGAACTACCAGATGCACAAGAAATTATTGATAGTTTAATCAAAAGCAAAATTTTTTCTTTCACATATACAGATCAAGACTATTTAGAAATTGCTAACGCTAGTGCTGGTTTGTATATTTCTGATATTATGTATTGCCTAAACGATATTAGTAAAAATCATGATTTAAGAAATTCCAGTGAGATAGCCAAGCTTCTGCTATCAAAAAAAATTCAACTGCTCAACCGCTTGTATGACATCGAATTCTTACCTCCGCCAAAAGTCCAACTTGGTGGGTTGGAACTCATGCAACAGTCATTCAAAAAGTTCAAGCGATTGCTTACCCCGCGTGCCAAACAATATAATCTGCGTGTACCCAAAGGGATTATGCTTGTGGGGCCACCGGGGACAGGAAAATCACACTCAGCAAAAGCCTGTTCCCAGAATATGGGCATTCCCCTGATCATGGTCGATTGGGGCAACTTTAGAAGTTTTGGCAACCAAGCAGAAATGAAACTCAAACGCTTGTTGCGACTGGCAGATAGGCTCAATCAAGTAATTTTGTACTTCGACGACTTCGATAAAGGCTTCGCCGGGGAGGATGACCTCGCCAAACGGCTTGCTGGCCAGCTGTTGACGTGGATGCAAGAGCGCACGTCAGATGTACTGGTCATCGCCTCAGTCAACCGAATGGAATGGCTGCCACCCGAACTCACTCGTGCTGGACGGTTTGACTATTTATTTAAGGTAGACCTGCCCAATAATGGGGAAAGATATAGTATCTTCAAACTGCACGCTGCCCGATTTGACGAACGTTTTCGCAATGGCGGCGACCCCTGGAGCGAGGAACAGTGGCGCAGAATTCTTAAAGCCACCAATCGGTGTGTAGGTGCAGAAATCCAGACAATTGTAGAACGCGCCGCTAGTACCATATTCTGCGAAACAGTAATAGAAGATACCTACGCATCAAGCAAACTCCCCGCACTCGAACTAACAATCGAAGCATTGCTAGAAGAACGCCGCCAGATTAACCCGCTTGCTATCCGCGAAGCCGATAAAGTCGAGTCGATGAGTATTTTACAGGCGTTAACGCAGACATCATCAAATACGTATTTGCGGTACTGCGCGGTTTGTTCCTAA
- a CDS encoding GFA family protein, with protein sequence MKVPFTGGCLCGNIRYECSAEPIVMGNCHCRDCQRATGSAFASALLIPRAAVTIAGEVKYYEVIGDSGATVGRGFCPNCGSRLFSKPPNLELIGILAGSLDDPSWFQPGMDFYTASAQPWDYMNPDLPKFTKMPSANN encoded by the coding sequence ATGAAAGTACCTTTTACAGGTGGTTGTTTATGTGGAAATATCCGCTACGAATGTTCGGCAGAGCCAATTGTCATGGGCAATTGCCATTGTCGCGATTGCCAACGGGCAACTGGTAGCGCATTTGCGTCGGCACTCCTGATCCCACGCGCTGCCGTCACGATCGCTGGAGAGGTTAAATATTACGAGGTCATTGGCGATAGTGGAGCCACAGTCGGTCGGGGATTTTGTCCCAACTGTGGTTCTCGATTATTTAGTAAACCGCCAAATCTCGAACTGATAGGCATTCTTGCAGGCAGCCTTGACGATCCAAGCTGGTTTCAACCTGGAATGGATTTTTATACCGCTAGTGCCCAGCCGTGGGATTATATGAACCCAGATTTACCCAAGTTTACCAAAATGCCGTCAGCCAATAATTGA
- a CDS encoding HNH endonuclease, with product MPSKYQSHYPENWSNIALEVKQSVGWRCSKCRFQCIRPGDDTKKLTCSLRIEQMQPYTEETVELDKQ from the coding sequence ATGCCTTCTAAATACCAGTCACATTATCCAGAAAACTGGTCAAATATCGCTCTGGAAGTCAAACAATCTGTGGGCTGGCGTTGTTCTAAATGTCGGTTCCAGTGCATTCGCCCCGGTGATGATACCAAAAAACTTACCTGTTCCCTTAGAATCGAGCAAATGCAACCATATACTGAAGAAACGGTTGAGTTAGATAAACAGTAG